Proteins encoded together in one Lepisosteus oculatus isolate fLepOcu1 chromosome 2, fLepOcu1.hap2, whole genome shotgun sequence window:
- the LOC107079961 gene encoding uncharacterized protein, which yields MELNPILMFWIWTCSAGKDYALRPKIIVNSKGPEWLSVLCYRNELHKENDTIVFLKDSKEMKRSFVDSYVIKTSLQNSGNYSCKILRDGQRLGISSVYNLTILGAPELTISPDRPVAVKGETLTITCRLTHSYTNTIVFYLLDSSQNVGEKGGVSGDKSCTFTAQAQREQSSFSCQYQVMAETGWLYSESSAAVNVSVLDLPRPAITLDQTKSVIHCSAPPSVNCSSFSLHRETHPEPLAVESTAQHAVAFTGVSMTEGLKYTCRCQLTASGWLLNSTFSLPVSKEAGGFEMWLIVVTAGALVLVFSAAALCFCKMRRGTARMDTQIWSGPADSHDPQDEVLVQTVCKYSTLHGQEGRRPRQPRPGPA from the exons ATGGAATTGAACCCCATTCTGATGTTCTGGATTTGGACCTGCTCTGCGGGGAAAGACT ATGCCTTAAGACCTAAGATAATTGTGAATTCCAAGGGCCCAGAATGGCTGTCTGTGCTTTGTTACCGGAATGAACTCCACAAGGAAAACGACACCATTGTCTTCCTGAAAGACTCAAAGGAGATGAAAAGGAGTTTTGTTGATTCCTATGTCATCAAGACATCATTGCAGAACAGTGGGAACTATAGCTGCAAGATTCTCAGAGACGGGCAGAGGCTTGGTATCAGCTCTGTGTATAATCTCACAATATTAG GTGCCCCGGAGCTGACCATCAGCCCTGACAGGCCTGTCGCTGTGAAGGGAGAGACACTGACAATCACCTGCCGGCTGACGCACAGCTACACCAACACAATTGTTTTCTACCTGCTTGACAGCAGTCAGAACGTGGGGGAAAAGGGTGGCGTAAGTGGAGACAAGAGCTGCACCTTCACAGCACAGGCGCAGCGAGAGCAGAGCTCCTTCTCCTGCCAATACCAGGTCATGGCAGAGACCGGCTGGCTGTACTCTGAGAGCTCTGCTGCCGTCAACGTGTCCGTACTGG ACCTGCCCCGACCAGCCATTACCCTGGACCAGACGAAGAGTGTCATTCACTGCTCCGCCCCTCCGAGTGTCAACTGCAGCTCCTTCTCCCTGCACAGGGAGACTCACCCTGAGCCGCTTGCAGTGGAGAGCACGGCACAGCACGCAGTCGCCTTCACTGGGGTCAGCATGACCGAAGGGCTTAAATACACCTGCAGATGTCAGCTCACAGCTTCAGGGTGGCTTCTGAACTCCACTTTCAGTCTGCCTGTTTCTAAAG AGGCTGGAGGCTTCGAGATGTGGTTAATTGTCGTCACAGCTGGGGCGCTGGTGCTGGTTTTCTCTGCAGCAGCACTGTGCTTTTGCAAGATGCGACGAG GCACTGCACGAATGGATACCCAAATTTG GAGTGGCCCAGCAGACAGCCATGACCCCCAGGATGAGGTTCTGGTTCAGACCGTTTGTAAGTACAGCACCCTGCACGGCCAGGAGGGGCGGAGACCTCGTCAGCCCCGGCCAGGCCCTGCTTGA
- the LOC102686312 gene encoding 5-aminolevulinate synthase, erythroid-specific, mitochondrial-like has product MAAFLHHCPFLTTVPRHVLCKAGTSLFNLADHCPVLVRGVASTAARQQRARETAPGGSPPQRSLAQAAAQAAVSMASSCPFVSSQIGVVKASPELQEDIQAADKGAMGSVLKGLQSTLKKMQGFAAGSAAPVSHLIKDNMITEGPCFEYDSFFESKIVEKKSDHTYRVFKTVNRRADVFPFAEDYSHPSTAAKQVSVWCSNDYLGMSRHPRVLQAIRDTLDQYGAGAGGTRNISGTSKFHVDLERELAELHHKDGALVFSSCFVANDSTLFTLAKMLPGCEIYSDAGNHASMIQGIRNSGAPRHIFRHNDPRHLEELLGRADPATPKIVAFETVHSMDGAICPLEEMCDVAHRYGALTFVDEVHAVGLYGARGAGVGERDSVMHKIDIVSGTLGKAFGCVGGYIASTAALVDTVRSYAAGFIFTTSLPPMVLAGALESVRVLKGPEGQALRRAHQRNVKHMRQLLMDAGLPVINCPSHIIPIRVGNAEKNSKVCDVLLEKHIYVQAINYPTVPRGEELLRLAPSPHHDPDMMDYFVEKLVEAWVEVGLPLSQPLAASCNFCHRPLHFDLMSEWEKSYFGNMEPQYITVCA; this is encoded by the exons ATGGCTGCTTTCTTGCATCACTGTCCCTTCCTGACCACGGTGCCCAGGCACGTCCTGTGCAAGGCCGGGACCTCCCTCTTCAACCTGGCTGACCACTGCCCCGTCCTCGTCCGCGGAGTGGCCTCCACTGCTGCCCGGCAGCAGAGGGCCAGAGAGACTGCCCCAGGAG GCTCTCCTCCCcagcgctctctggctcaggCTGCTGCCCAGGCGGCGGTGTCCATGGCCTCCAGCTGTCCCTTCGTGTCCTCCCAGATCGGGGTGGTCAAGGCCAGCCCGGAGCTGCAGGAGGACATCCAGGCCGCGGACAAAG GTGCCATGGGCTCGGTTCTGAaggggctgcagtcgactctgAAGAAGATGCAGGGCTTCGCTGCTGGGTCCGCTGCCCCTGTCTCCCACCTCATCAAGGACAACATGATAACAG AGGGGCCTTGCTTTGAGTACGACAGCTTCTTCGAATCCAAGATCGTAGAGAAGAAGAGTGACCACACCTACCGTGTCTTCAAGACGGTGAACCGGCGAGCCGATGTCTTCCCCTTCGCTGAGGACTACTCCCACCCCTCCACCGCTGCCAAGCAGGTGTCCGTGTGGTGCAGCAACGACTACCTGGGCATGAGCCGCCACCCCCGCGTGCTGCAGGCCATCCG GGACACTCTGGACCAGTACGGAGCGGGCGCGGGGGGCACCCGCAACATCTCGGGCACCAGCAAGTTCCACGTGGACCTGGAGCGAGAGCTAGCCGAGCTGCACCACAAGGACGGGGCCCTGGTCTTCTCCTCCTGCTTCGTGGCCAACGACTCCACCCTCTTCACCCTGGCCAAGATGCTCCCCG gctgCGAGATCTACTCGGACGCCGGGAACCACGCCTCCATGATCCAGGGCATCCGCAACAGTGGCGCCCCCCGGCACATCTTCCGCCACAACGACCCGCGGCACCTGGAGGAGCTGCTGGGCCGCGCAGACCCCGCCACCCCGAAGATCGTGGCCTTCGAGACCGTGCACTCCATGGACG GAGCGATCTGCCCCCTGGAGGAGATGTGCGACGTGGCTCACCGCTATGGCGCCCTGACCTTTGTGGACGAGGTCCACGCGGTGGGGCTGTACGGGGCGCGGGGTGCCGGCGTGGGCGAGAGAGACTCCGTCATGCACAAGATCGACATCGTCTCCGGGACTCTGG GAAAGGCGTTCGGCTGCGTGGGGGGGTACATTGCCAGTACCGCCGCCCTGGTGGACACCGTGCGCTCCTACGCGGCGGGCTTCATCTTCACCACCTCCCTGCCACCCATGGTGCTGGCCGGGGCCCTGGAGTCGGTGCGGGTGCTGAAGGGCCCCGAGGGCCAGGCTCTGCGCAGGGCCCACCAGAGGAACGTCAAGCACATGAGGCAGCTGCTCATGGACGCCGGGCTGCCCGTCATCAACTGCCCCAGCCACATCATCCCCATCCGG GTGGGAAACGCGGAGAAGAACTCCAAGGTGTGTGACGTCCTGCTGGAGAAACACATCTACGTCCAGGCCATCAACTACCCCACCGTCCCGCGCGGAGAGGAGCTGCTGCGCCTcgccccctccccccaccacGACCCGGACATGATGGACTACTTTGTGG AGAAACTCGTGGAGGCGTGGGTGGAGGTGGGGCTGCCTCTGAGTCAGCCTCTGGCGGCATCCTGCAACTTCTGTCACCGCCCCCTGCACTTCGACCTGATGAGCGAGTGGGAGAAGTCCTACTTCGGGAACATGGAGCCCCAGTACATCACCGTGTGCGCCTGA
- the LOC102692590 gene encoding three prime repair exonuclease 2-like, with amino-acid sequence MSQETRFQTFVFVDLEGTGLDRPRLTELCLTAVHRYSLENPPHPAGGAPALPRVLDKLCLCAYPNKPVCPRAARLSGLSNENLTENGKPGFDGAAVTLIRAFLQRQAAPVCLVAHCGSRYDFPLLRTELWRLGSDLPGGLHCADTHLALRELLGAPCRPAPCGFSLPELYRRFYSRYPAASHTAEADALALLSVFLAKAPELLSWADLNARPWDEVQPAFQPPAKIPRREVEEREGCASPAPPE; translated from the coding sequence ATGTCCCAGGAGACAAGGTTCCAGACTTTTGTCTTTGTGGACCTGGAGGGGACGGGCCTGGATCGGCCGCGGCTGACGGAGCTGTGCCTGACCGCGGTGCACCGCTATTCCCTGGAGAACCCTCCCCATCCTGCAGGGGGCGCCCCCGCGCTGCCCCGGGTCCTGGACAAGCTGTGCCTGTGTGCCTACCCCAACAAGCCGGTCTGCCCCCGCGCGGCCCGGCTCAGCGGGCTGAGCAACGAGAACCTGACGGAGAACGGGAAGCCGGGCTTCGACGGGGCGGCAGTCACCCTGATCCGGGCCTTCCTGCAGAGGCAGGCGGCGCCCGTGTGCCTGGTGGCGCACTGCGGCTCCCGCTACGACTTCCCCCTCCTGCGGACCGAGCTGTGGCGCCTGGGCTCGGACCTGCCCGGCGGGCTCCACTGCGCCGACACCCACCTGGCGCTCCGGGAGCTCTTgggcgccccctgcaggccggCGCCCTGCGGCTTCAGCCTGCCCGAGCTGTACCGCAGGTTTTACAGCCGCTATCCCGCCGCGTCGCACACCGCGGAGGCCGACGCCCTCGCCCTGCTCTCCGTCTTCCTGGCCAAGGCGCCCGAGCTGCTGAGCTGGGCGGATCTCAATGCCCGCCCCTGGGACGAGGTCCAGCCCGCCTTCCAGCCGCCCGCGAAGATTCCCAGGAGGGAggtggaggagagagagggctgCGCGAGTCCGGCCCCCCCTGAATAG
- the fam50a gene encoding protein FAM50A produces MAQYKGAASEAGRAMQLMKRREKEREQLEQLKQKIAEENMVKSNIDKKFSAHYDAVEAELKSSTVGLVTLNDMKAKQEALVKEREKQLAKKEQSKELQLKLEKQKEKKRKEEQKRKIASLSFNPEEEEDEDAENEEEEEEEEIPVKKKKLGKNPDVDTSFLPDRDREEEENRLREELRQEWERKQEKIKSEEIEITFSYWDGSGHRRTVKMKKGNTIQQFLQKALEILRKDFSELRSAGVEQLMYIKEDLIIPHHHSFYDFIVTKARGKSGPLFNFDVHEDVRLLSDATVEKDESHAGKVVLRSWYEKNKHIFPASRWEPYDPEKKWDKYTIR; encoded by the exons ATGGCGCAGTACAAGGGAGCCGCCAGCGAGGCCGGGAGAGCCATGCAGCTGATGAAAAGGCGAGAGAAGGAAAGGGAACAGCTGGAGCAGCTCAAACAGAAAATTGCCGAG GAGAACATGGTGAAGTCCAACATCGACAAGAAGTTCTCTGCGCATTATGACGCCGTGGAGGCAGAGCTGAAGTCCAGCACCGTGG GTCTGGTGACCCTCAATGACATGAAGGCCAAGCAGGAGGCTCTGGTGAAGGAGAGGGAGAAGCAGCTGGCCAAGAAGGAGCAGTCCAAGGAGCTGCAGCT GAAACTGGAGAAGCAGAAAGAGAAGAAGAGGAAGGAGGAGCAGAAGAGGAAGATCGCCAGCTTGTCCTTCAAccctgaggaagaggaggatgaAGATGCGgagaacgaggaagaggaggaggaggaag AAATCCCGGTTAAGAAGAAGAAACTGGGGAAGAACCCAGACGTGGACACCAGCTTCTTACCGGACAGAGACCGAGAG GAGGAGGAGAACCGTCTGCGGGAGGAGCTGCGACAGGAGTGGGAGCGCAAGCAGGAGAAGATCAAGA GCGAGGAGATCGAGATCACGTTCAGCTACTGGGATGGCTCAGGACACCGCAGGACTGTGAAG aTGAAGAAGGGCAACACCATCCAGCAGTTCCTGCAGAAGGCCCTGGAGATCCTGAGGAAGGACTTCAGCGAGCTCAG GTCTGCTGGTGTGGAGCAGCTCATGTACATCAAGGAAGACCTGATCATCCCACAC CACCACAGCTTTTACGATTTCATTGTGACAAAAGCTAGAGGCAAAAGCG GTCCCCTGTTTAACTTCGATGTGCATGAAGACGTCCGGTTGCTGAGCGATGCCACTGTTGAGAAAGATGAG TCTCACGCTGGCAAGGTGGTGCTGAGGAGCTGGTACGAGAAGAACAAGCACATCTTCCCCGCCAGCCGCTGGGAGCCCTACGACCCCGAGAAGAAGTGGGACAAGTACACG ATCCGGTAA